The Papaver somniferum cultivar HN1 chromosome 3, ASM357369v1, whole genome shotgun sequence genome includes a region encoding these proteins:
- the LOC113360716 gene encoding noroxomaritidine synthase-like: MDCHHNHPRALDCHGHARVARIKDHEYLEIGTALTWFFWLVAKNPNVEAKILEELKLIIFSKKNLREEDDSLKMPLVFAIDDLKDAVYLHATICESLRLYPPIPHNRRTALKKDVLPDGTIVDPGMMTVISMYAAGRMEHVWGKNCLEFKPERWISENGKLNHETMSKFFGFSIGPRSCLGQEMAFVMMKLAASAMIFNFQVEVLVGQLVEPKPSIVLKMKNGLMVRVKERVLHV, from the exons ATGGATTGtcatcataaccacccacgtgcACTTGATTGTCATGGACATGCAAGAGTCGCAAGGATCAAAGACCATGAATACTTGGAAATAG GTACGGCTCTTACTTGGTTCTTTTGGTTGGTTGCAAAAAATCCGAATGTTGAAGCAAAGATTTTAGAAGAACTAAAGCTTATTATATTCTCTAAGAAGAATTTGAGAGAGGAAGATGACAGTCTGAAGATGCCGTTGGTGTTTGCTATTGATGATTTAAAAGATGCTGTATATCTACACGCTACAATATGTGAATCTCTAAGGTTATATCCTCCGATTCCACATAACCGAAGGACCGCTCTGAAAAAAGATGTGCTTCCAGATGGAACCATAGTTGATCCTGGGATGATGACTGTGATCTCCATGTATGCCGCTGGAAGGATGGAGCATGTGTGGGGCAAAAATTGCTTGGAGTTCAAACCAGAGCGATGGATCAGTGAAAACGGGAAGCTAAACCATGAAACCATGTCTAAGTTTTTTGGGTTCAGTATTGGTCCTAGGAGTTGCTTAGGTCAAGAAATGGCTTTTGTGATGATGAAATTAGCAGCTTCAGCCATGATATTCAATTTCCAGGTGGAGGTTTTGGTGGGTCAACTTGTCGAGCCCAAACCGTCAATTGTACTTAAAATGAAAAATGGTTTGATGGTTAGAGTTAAGGAAAGGGTTCTTCATGTGTAA
- the LOC113358788 gene encoding cytochrome P450 76C4-like gives MTALRVLVQMISQLSAGFPWGRWVDDIADGENKVMGVYVSVVVVVLITCVYVVIVKSQRRNGRELRLPPGPRGLPLIGNLLSLEPNLHVYFEKLSKIYGLIIKLQFGMKCVIVVSSSSLAKEILRDQDVNFAGRDRPVALLALTYGWSDIIWGHSDQEWRKLRKICNQELLSNTSLDSCYALRRKEVRRMVKDVYGMINTPINVGEQVFVTILNVVLSMLWGATIHGEERINVGIEFQRIVTGMNELVLKPNISDFFPILARFDLQGFDKEANKLVREMDQIFHSVIDQHLKLDKENNEHREKSGKDFLQFLLELMEKQDSKTRITIIQLKALLLDVVAAGADTSITTVEWAMTEMMHNPEVIRRAQEELDQVIGIHNVVEESHMSKLHYLNAVVKETLRLHPGAPLLVPHCSIASSIVGGYTVPKGSRIFVSAWAIHRDPEAWIDPLRFQPERFLGSDDDPLKKYDYRGNNFDYIPFGSGRRVCVGINLAERMVIYVLASLLHSFDWKLPEGTKLDFKDTFGIVLRKTTPLSAIPTLRLSNLHLYEENMPC, from the exons ATGACAGCATTGAGAG TTTTAGTACAAATGATTTCACAACTTTCAGCTGGTTTTCCATGGGGGCGGTGGGTTGACGACATCGCAGATGGTGAGAATAAAGTCATGGGAGTGTACGTCTCTGTGGTGGTTGTGGTTCTAATCACTTGTGTTTATGTAGTAATTGTTAAGTCCCAAAGGAGGAATGGAAGGGAATTGCGACTTCCACCGGGTCCTAGAGGGTTACCCTTGATCGGAAACCTTCTTTCGTTAGAACCTAATCTCCATGTATACTTCGAAAAGTTATCCAAAATATATGGACTGATTATCAAACTTCAGTTTGGTATGAAGTGTGTAATTGTGGTGAGTTCTTCTTCACTAGCAAAGGAAATTCTTAGAGATCAAGATGTTAACTTTGCTGGTAGGGATAGACCAGTAGCATTGTTAGCTTTGACCTATGGGTGGAGTGATATTATATGGGGTCACAGTGATCAAGAATGGCGAAAACTTCGAAAAATATGCAACCAAGAACTATTGAGTAACACAAGTCTTGATTCTTGTTATGCTTTGCGTCGAAAAGAGGTTAGACGAATGGTGAAGGATGTGTATGGTATGATCAATACACCTATAAATGTTGGTGAACAAGTGTTTGTAACAATCCTTAACGTGGTATTGAGCATGTTATGGGGTGCTACAATTCATGGGGAGGAAAGGATTAATGTTGGGATAGAGTTCCAGCGGATAGTGACTGGGATGAATGAGCTGGTTCTCAAACCCAATATTTCAGATTTTTTTCCAATTCTTGCAAGATTCGATTTACAAGGATTTGATAAGGAGGCAAACAAGCTTGTACGGGAGATGGATCAGATATTTCATTCCGTCATTGATCAACACTTGAAATTAGATAAGGAGAATAATGAACACAGAGAGAAAAGTGGCAAGGATTTCTTACAGTTTCTTTTGGAGCTCATGGAGAAGCAGGATTCTAAAACACGAATAACTATTATCCAGCTTAAGGCCTTGCTCCTG GATGTTGTTGCAGCTGGGGCTGACACTTCAATCACTACGGTAGAGTGGGCGATGACTGAGATGATGCATAATCCAGAAGTTATAAGAAGGGCTCAGGAGGAGTTAGACCAAGTGATAGGCATTCACAATGTGGTAGAAGAATCTCACATGAGTAAGTTGCATTACTTGAATGCAGTGGTGAAAGAGACATTAAGGTTACATCCTGGAGCACCATTACTGGTTCCACATTGTTCTATTGCATCTTCCATAGTTGGTGGATATACGGTTCCTAAGGGTTCCAGAATTTTTGTCAGCGCATGGGCAATTCACAGAGACCCAGAAGCATGGATTGATCCATTACGGTTTCAGCCAGAGAGGTTCTTAGGAAGTGATGATGACCCTCTTAAGAAATATGATTACAGAGGTAACAATTTTGATTATATTCCATTTGGATCTGGGAGGAGAGTCTGTGTAGGAATTAATCTTGCCGAAAGAATGGTAATATATGTCCTGGCTTCTCTTCTGCATTCATTCGATTGGAAATTACCCGAGGGAACTAAACTTGATTTCAAAGACACGTTTGGGATTGTTTTAAGGAAAACAACGCCTCTTTCTGCTATTCCTACATTGAGGTTATCAAATCTTCATCTTTATGAAGAAAATATGCCATGTTGA